A genomic region of Lytechinus pictus isolate F3 Inbred chromosome 2, Lp3.0, whole genome shotgun sequence contains the following coding sequences:
- the LOC129276726 gene encoding uncharacterized protein LOC129276726 produces METNESHTSHGSDKAFMKVEAVTALKMAGKNTKMMKAAKLAKAKPTPSMEVKRVDLKLPPRPTSSPAVADHACIEASSSNTYPLSSLTETSMNVNAKHGGGTALMLNTVGRGELDHDLAEIALLRCGFDGNHYSMKQLAKAGDHSRFYVWNEIRTDRQGFVEPELLYGKSHTTILSNIARFGHGGCGVLFEGPEAVSEEGKSSIIPSPVIRTAADLEGSCALVMCSAPPDESGAVPSQVYLVQFQRDGELTKIPLLPNGSDCWSFECSPLESPDPESPPSDSPAPEKTTPDNPAPENQPTDSLEKDSAQDNGMDPKSSDPDCLSQENPDVETSAAGTLPSDSLKQENALAESSSADSNLPEALQENPSKEGLKQKSVEVSGKEESSTGSSPQETCKGISKETSKETSTETTENIAEVPDEVNNDKGDDSNGNKKNDDDDNGDNDDDGDDNDEDDDDGSENSCPNWYEDSSEDGCWFIRTPSEESFKAKEAALEMIGPPNSHYVVFHNKSATFAEAHQDKPRGKVVHLQEFSGINPTTLLEDTSNFVGRSMLVMCSHSLQDEDSTTSALYQVTLMKDQPGAAYIAGMSGVLQSADVWTITMTNKRALQIVGPKGPCRYSLFSNIPEDISNPKDRCFQNGCLGTGDSETIEGGLIIDDDNLTVWVDYVTKVLVTCDGVTIQEVEGGKWMEQPDGRLAFQRALTVKEKSPGLKVFRAFALRKDINGADVSIELGDSPHQVIKEPPGVAYALNCGGPAYEALNGTVYIDTQTQFKAIEAGGLDCMHKFSAHTAQDRNLHSLLGSTYDSYLFSSYNCTHDGFVDKMKFPLPLSTGDYMMRLYTVGGWMAKGLIHFNNTELTSKVIEQLTSEDHIHAVGTTAKTCEIPITVEDEKEATLSFHTNGDDVCLSGILVYDKNFKEPTLTTEEKHKEMKIKQELADKLLPFNRTFSLKEMKIAGWSQNLLENASGENGDMSNWNYSGDFKVDDGGDGTEKKFLTSYMVCTKSQDVDLMQHFSPEHLDSAPEIQVSESFHEGGCKGGFYSLTVSLLDADDKEIATQTTGRKGSINTPGWIKESFTFKDYGPGVRTVSFESHGEDDKSWAGYFGSWMSGAALRVKSEISAARGDEYSDVETSTAEERKQGVTSFLRQLQEEHRDSLKFMLSSPEDDNEPAKQAEVKQQENVPPVVVKKKPVKREIRVFVSSTFRDFEEEREMIIKKVFRELNRLCLDRGVFFTYVDLRWGITEMQTKSGRTIEICLREIDKCRPYFICLMGDRFGWSQSPKFKDELLDKSYDTVVEAYRHFKWVEEFRYNSSVTQLEVMYGAMREHKEIKKERIYFYLRKPRVKREDLPPPVETEEDRKNVKGETQWHYDLQHKLRNMVVESGHTYRGYDSAVEASTMIKEDLVKCINDDFPPGTNLTALQRESEAHDAFANARRRVYIGRQEYFDYIDNYFAQKPKVPLTIIGESGSGKSALVANWCGRFEEKNPGVFLFKHFIGSSAESASHMNLLRRLYGEMKQFFSLELEIPTSDRNLVIDLPSWLSIASNRSKVMIVLDALNQLDSGAGGSGDEKSLTWLPQTLPNNVQMLLSTLPGETQDVIELSGWPMYKIEGLQENEKLNIITGYMNLYGKTLNKEQTDLIINAKQSSNPLYLKALLDEVRVYGNFFQLTTAINSYLTAEDPGALFVKVLQRLEKDFEKGAVCRPNLVRDTTTAIWVSHRGMSENELLTMLKIPSAVWSPFYLSLEENLINRNGLVNFFHDHLRQAVESRYLPTEEDKRKRYLELANFFNAQDIDDRYSDEVPYLLIQAKELTRLKATILNVNIFQFLMKTEDGNFQLIMAWRMLGGFEPVEQAYLDVLSKCEVNWEKDKDKVELIKFMAVFFMQLGLLRGARVLNERLLKELELRYLAEHSTIVQHHFNYSMKLKCNHPTVIDVLIELGNVCLKQGNFKDSEEYLEDALSRLTKVKTPQQKLQLVKAVITMVSVQRRRGDIDYAKKLLMRALGVSKEVVGHEHHYTASLIGQLGEILYDQSRLEEAVACHTFDFHETQREGGSDHPHIAAILNNIGLVQDDMNASGTEKTFKLALGILLEAYGKDHVDVATVRYNLGAQFFGHQMFQRAKFQFEEAHRVFDLFLGDHPSTRVAKKAVDMVQSL; encoded by the exons ATGGAAACAAACGAGAGTCACACCAGTCACGGGTCAGATAAGGCCTTCATGAAGGTAGAGGCGGTTACTGCTCTCAAAATGGCGGGAAAGAACACCAAAATGATGAAAGCAGCCAAGCTTGCTAAGGCCAAACCAA ctCCATCGATGGAAGTTAAACGAGTGGACCTGAAACTTCCTCCAAGACCAACATCGTCTCCAGCAGTTG CGGATCATGCCTGTATCGAGGCATCATCTTCAAACACCTATCCACTTTCATCGCTGACAGAAACCAGCATGAATGTGAATGCAAAACACGGTGGGGGCACCGCCCTAATGCTGAATACCGTAGGGAGGGGAGAGCTGGATCACGACTTAGCGGAAATCGCACTCCTCAGATGCGGTTTCGATGGTAACCACTACTCGATGAAGCAACTCGCCAAGGCCGGGGACCATAGCAGATTTTACGTCTGGAACGAGATTCGAACCGATAGGCAGGGTTTCGTCGAACCCGAACTGCTGTATGGGAAATCTCACACCACAATCTTGTCGAACATTGCCCGATTCGGTCATGGTGGTTGTGGGGTATTGTTTGAGGGGCCAGAGGCCGTGTCGGAGGAGGGCAAATCGAGCATCATTCCTAGTCCAGTAATTCGAACAGCCGCTGATTTGGAAGGATCCTGTGCGCTGGTAATGTGCAGCGCTCCGCCGGACGAGTCGGGGGCGGTACCGAGTCAGGTATACCTCGTCCAGTTTCAACGAGATGGGGAACTAACGAAG ATTCCTCTGCTTCCCAATGGAAGTGACTGCTGGTCTTTTGAATGCTCACCTTTAGAGAGCCCAGATCCTGAAAGCCCACCATCGGATAGCCCCGCTCCTGAAAAGACCACTCCTGACAACCCTGCTCCAGAGAACCAACCTACAGACAGTTTAGAGAAAGACAGTGCACAAGATAATGGGATGGATCCAAAAAGCTCAGATCCCGATTGCCTGTCTCAAGAAAACCCGGATGTGGAAACTTCAGCTGCAGGTACCTTGCCTTCGGACAGCCTGAAGCAGGAGAATGCACTTGCGGAAAGTTCATCTGCAGATAGCAATCTTCCTGAAGCCCTTCAAGAGAACCCATCCAAGGAAGGCCTGAAACAAAAGTCTGTGGAAGTCTCAGGAAAGGAGGAGTCATCTACAGGAAGCTCACCTCAGGAAACCTGTAAGGGAATCTCGAAGGAGACGTCAAAAGAAACATCCACAGAAACGACAGAAAAT ATTGCTGAAGTGCCTGATGAAGTCAATAATGACAAAGGTGATGACAGTAATGGCAAcaagaagaatgatgatgacgataatggtgacaacgatgatgatggtgatgacaatgatgaagatgatgatgatggaagtGAAAATAGCTGTCCAAACTGGTATGAAGATAGTAGCGAAGATGGCTGCTGGTTCATAAGAACTCCTTCCGAGGAAAGCTTCAAGGCAAAGGAAGCAGCACTGGAAATGATAGGACCACCCAACAGTCACTATGTGGTGTTTCACAACAAGAGTGCTACCTTTGCAGAGGCTCACCAGGACAAACCAAGAGGGAAGGTTGTCCATCTCCAGGAGTTTAGCGGGATCAACCCAACCACTCTCCTTGAGGATACTTCTAACTTTGTAGGCCGGTCCATGCTGGTCATGTGTTCTCATAGCTTACAGGATGAAGACTCTACAACATCGGCTCTCTATCAG GTGACCCTGATGAAAGATCAACCTGGTGCTGCTTACATTGCTGGAATGTCCGGTGTCCTGCAATCTGCAGACGTGTGGACCATTACAATGACCAATAAGAGAGCCCTTCAGATTGTTGGACCTAAAGGGCCATGCCGCTATTCTCTATTCTCCAACATCCCAGAAGATATCAGCAATCCTAAAGATAG GTGTTTCCAAAATGGCTGCCTAGGGACAGGGGATTCAGAAACCATAGAGGGAGGCCTGATCATAGATGATGATAACTTGACCGTCTGGGTGGATTACGTGACCAAGGTCTTGGTGACTTGTGATGGGGTCACTATTCAGGAGGTGGAGGGAGGAAAGTGGATGGAACAGCCAGATGGTAGATTGGCTTTCCAGAGGGCGTTGACTGTAAAGGAGAAGAGCCCAGGACTGAAGGTCTTTCGGGCATTTGCATTGCGTAAAGATATAA ATGGAGCTGATGTATCAATAGAACTAGGGGATTCCCCTCATCAGGTGATCAAGGAGCCTCCTGGGGTAGCCTATGCTTTGAACTGTGGAGGACCGGCATATGAAGCACTCAATGGAACTGTGTATATTGACACTCAAACTCAATTCAAAGCCATCGAAGCTGGTG GACTTGACTGTATGCATAAGTTCAGTGCCCACACTGCACAAGACCGCAATCTGCACTCTCTCCTTGGAAGTACGTATGATTCCTATCTCTTCAGCTCGTACAACTGCACCCATGATGGCTTTGTCGATAAAATGAAGTTTCCT TTACCGTTGTCAACAGGAGACTACATGATGCGTCTATATACAGTGGGAGGGTGGATGGCCAAGGGACTTATCCATTTTAACAATACAGAGCTGACATCGAAG GTTATTGAACAGTTGACGAGTGAAGACCACATCCACGCAGTTGGAACCACCGCAAAGACATGTGAAATTCCAATCACTGTCGAAGATGAGAAAGAAGCCACACTCTCCTTTCACACAA ATGGAGACGATGTCTGCCTGTCAGGAATCTTGGTGTACGACAAGAATTTCAAGGAGCCAACTCTCACCACTGAAGAGAAGCATAAAGAAATGAAGATCAAACAAGAG CTTGCTGACAAGTTGCTCCCATTCAACCGTACATTCTCTCTGAAGGAGATGAAGATCGCTGGCTGGTCTCAAAACCTCCTTGAAAATGCATCGGGAGAG AATGGTGATATGAGTAACTGGAACTATAGTGGGGACTTCAAggttgatgatggtggagacggAACAGAGAAAA AGTTTCTAACCTCCTATATGGTATGCACCAAATCACAAGATGTTGATCTGATGCAGCATTTCTCACCGGAACATTTGGACTCTGCACCTGAAATTCAG GTATCTGAATCTTTCCATGAGGGTGGTTGCAAAGGTGGCTTTTACAGTCTCACTGTATCCCTCCTGGACGCAGATGACAAGGAGATTGCCACACAGACCACAGGACGCAAGGGCAGCATCAATACTCCTGGCTGGATCAAGGAGAGTTTCACCTTCAAAGACTACGGACCAGGAGTCCGGACTGTCTCCTTTGAGAGTCATG GTGAGGACGATAAGAGCTGGGCTGGGTACTTTGGGTCCTGGATGTCTGGTGCTGCGTTGCGTGTCAAGAGTGAAATCAGCGCCGCCAGAGGAGACGAGTATTCAGATGTCGAGACCAGTACAGCCGAAGAGAGAAAGCAAGGTGTCACTTCCTTCTTGCGCCAACTGCAGGAGGAACATCGGGATTCCTTGAAGTTCATGCTTAGCTCACCTGAAGATGATA ATGAACCTGCTAAGCAGGCTGAGGTCAAACAGCAAGAGAATGTCCCACCTGTCGTTGTTAAAAAGAAGCCAGTGAAGCGCGAGATCCGAGTCTTTGTATCAAGCACGTTCCGAGACTTTGAGGAGGAAAGAGAGATGATCATCAAGAAGGTCTTCCGTGAGCTAAATCGACTTTGTCTAGATCGGGGAGTCTTCTTCACTTACGTTGACCTTCGTTGGGGAATCACTGAGATGCAAACTAAAAGTGGAAGAACCATTGAGATTTGTTTGAGAGAG ATTGACAAATGTCGTCCATACTTTATTTGCCTGATGGGAGATCGGTTTGGTTGGAGCCAGTCCCCGAAGTTCAAGGATGAACTCCTAGACAAGAGCTATGACACTGTTGTTGAAGCCTACCGTCACTTCAAGTGGGTAGAGGAATTTCGATATAACTCAAGTGTCACACAG CTGGAGGTGATGTATGGAGCAATGAGAGAACACAAAGAAATCAAGAAGGAACGCATCTACTTCTATCTTCGGAAGCCAAGAGTGAAGAGAGAGGATCTTCCACCTCCTGTAGAGACTGAA gAGGATAGAAAGAATGTAAAAGGAGAGACCCAGTGGCACTATGATCTCCAGCACAAACTTAGGAACATGGTGGTAGAGTCTGGACACACCTACAGAGGTTATGACAGTGCAGTGGAAGCTTCAACAATGATCAAGGAG GATTTGGTGAAGTGCATCAATGATGATTTCCCGCCTGGTACCAACCTGACAGCTCTACAGAGAGAATCAGAAGCCCATGATGCCTTCGCAAATGCAAGACGACGCGTATACATCGGACGACAAGAATACTTTGATTACATCGACAACTACTTTGCTCAGAAACCCAAG GTGCCTCTGACAATCATTGGAGAATCTGGATCTGGTAAGTCTGCCCTTGTTGCCAATTGGTGCGGCCGTTTTGAAGAGAAGAACCCAGGAGTATTCCTCTTCAAACATTTCATCGGGAGCTCTGCAGAAAGTGCTTCTCACATGAATCTCCTCAGAAG actgTATGGTGAGATGAAGCAATTTTTCAGCCTTGAACTTGAAATACCAACATCTGACAGAAACCTGGTCATTGACCTTCCATCATGGCTCAGTATTGCTAGCaataggtcaaaggtcatgattgTCCTGGATGCATTGAATCAGCTGGACAGTGGAGCTGGAGGAAGTG gTGATGAGAAGAGTCTGACATGGCTGCCACAAACATTGCCTAACAATGTACAGATGCTGCTTTCTACACTTCCTGGAGAG ACTCAGGATGTGATTGAGTTGTCCGGATGGCCGATGTACAAGATCGAAGGTCTGCAGGAAAACGAGAAACTGAATATCATCACTGGCTACATGAATCTGTATGGCAAAACTCTCAATAAAGAGCAAACAGATCTTATCATCAATGCTAAACAGAGCTCTAATCCTCTCTATCTCAAGGCTCTACTAGATGAG GTTCGCGTTTATGGCAATTTTTTCCAGCTGACAACAGCCATCAATTCTTACTTGACAGCTGAAGATCCTGGCGCCCTCTTTGTCAAGGTCTTGCAGAGGTTGGAGAAAGATTTTGAGAAGGGAGCCGTATGCAG ACCCAATCTTGTGAGGGATACAACTACAGCTATCTGGGTTTCTCATCGAGGAATGAGTGAAAATGAACTCTTAACTATGCTGAAG ATACCAAGTGCAGTCTGGTCTCCTTTCTACCTCTCACTCGAGGAGAATCTCATCAATCGGAATGGACTGGTGAATTTCTTCCATGATCATCTCAGGCAAGCTGTTGAGAGTCGCTACCTCCCCACAGAGGAGGACAAACGCAAGAGGTACTTAGAGCTTGCCAATTTCTTCAATGCGCAGGATATCGATGATCGATAT TCTGATGAGGTTCCGTACCTCCTGATTCAGGCGAAGGAACTGACCAGATTGAAGGCTACTATTCTCAATGTCAACATCTTCCAGTTCCTGATGAAAACAGAGGATGGTAACTTCCAGCTCATCATGGCCTGGAGGATg TTGGGAGGGTTTGAGCCAGTTGAGCAGGCTTATCTTGATGTCTTGTCTAAGTGTGAAGTCAATTGGGAGAAGGATAAAGACAAGGTTGAACTCATCAAGTTTATGGCTGTCTTTTTCATGCAACTTGGATTGCTGAGAGGAGCTAG agTCTTGAATGAACGTCTGCTGAAGGAGCTTGAGCTGAGATACCTTGCTGAGCATTCTACCATTGTACAACATCATTTCAACTACAGCATGAAACTCAAATGCAACCATCCAACCGTCATTGAT GTCCTGATAGAGCTGGGGAATGTTTGTCTGAAACAGGGCAACTTCAAAGACTCTGAAGAATATCTGGAGGATGCCCTCTCTAGGCTAACAAAGGTCAAAACACCACAGCAAAAGCTCCAACTTGTCAAGGCGGTTATCACAATGGT gtCCGTTCAAAGACGTCGAGGTGACATTGACTATGCTAAGAAGCTTTTGATGCGAGCCTTGGGAGTGAGCAAAGAGGTCGTAGGTCATGAACACCATTACACTGCTTCACTGATTGGCCAG CTTGGAGAAATATTATACGATCAGAGCCGTTTGGAGGAGGCAGTAGCTTGCCATACCTTTGATTTCCACGAGACTCAAAGAGAAGGTGGATCTGATCATCCTCACATAGCAGCCAtcttgaacaatattggattgGTGCAGGATGATATGAATGCTAGTGGTACAGAGAAGACTTTCAAGTTGGCCTTAGGGATCTTACTTGAGGCATACGGCAAGGATCATGTGGATGTGGCGACTGTTAG ATACAACCTTGGAGCGCAGTTCTTTGGGCATCAGATGTTCCAACGTGCCAAGTTCCAGTTTGAAGAAGCCCATCGTGTCTTTGATCTATTCCTTGGGGATCACCCAAGCACGAGGGTGGCAAAGAAAGCTGTTGATATGGTTCAAAGTCTGTGA
- the LOC129253879 gene encoding CMP-N-acetylneuraminate-beta-1,4-galactoside alpha-2,3-sialyltransferase-like isoform X2 has protein sequence MRHKVKADQGGPLPSLAVPINRDYFESSNITCRKGYSRRKLQELYGDRFDAEIPLFVDSGFLDRPNAVNLPMPFGFRDAERAILNILKHMPKTEVPDDIPQDSCLRCVVQGNGGIATRTRIGAVINNFDIVFRLNSAPTIGHERDVGRKTTFRMAYPESAFRRPEQYDPGWTFVVMMFKPLDLVWLETIIRGRKMNSGDGFWKKIPLSVPKPTKDFRIFNPEILLDTAKMMGFKIDEGKANKNIPTSGMLAIMMAVRLCDEVAVAGFGYDPNKPGAPLHYYDSLPMREIWRSWTHDIHHERGILRLFKQQGIILDLSGGIR, from the exons AGATTACTTTGAGTCTTCAAACATAACATGCCGGAAAGGGTATTCTAGAAGGAAATTGCAAGAGCTTTATGGAGATCG ATTTGATGCAGAAATACCTCTTTTTGTAGATTCTGGTTTTCTTGATAGGCCCAATGCAGTGAATCTACCAATGCCCTTTGGCTTCAGAGatgcag AAAGGGCAATACTGAATATCTTGAAACATATGCCAAAAACTGAAGTACCAGATGACATACCTCA AGATTCATGTCTTCGTTGTGTAGTACAAGGGAACGGAGGCATCGCCACCAGAACCAGAATTGGGGCAGTTATTAATAACTTTGATATAGTCTTCAG GTTAAATTCTGCTCCGACCATTGGTCATGAGCGTGATGTTGGACGGAAAACTACCTTCAGGATGGCCTACCCGGAGAGTGCGTTCAGACGTCCAGAACAGTACGATCCTGGCTGGACGTTTGTTGTTATGATGTTCAAACCACTTGACCTTGTCTGGCTAGAAACAATCATAAGAGGACGCAAGATG AATAGCGGGGATGGATTCTGGAAGAAGATACCCCTTAGTGTTCCCAAGCCAACCAAAGACTTCCGCATCTTTAATCCAGAGATTCTCCTCGATACAGCCAAGATGATGGGGTTCAAGATTGATGAAGGCAAAGCAAATAAG AACATCCCAACGAGTGGGATGCTGGCGATAATGATGGCCGTGCGGCTCTGCGACGAGGTTGCCGTAGCAGGGTTCGGCTATGACCCCAACAAGCCCGGAGCCCCGCTTCACTATTATGACTCTCTCCCCATGAGGGAGATCTGGAGATCATGGACCCATGATATCCACCACGAAAGGGGCATACTCAGGTTATTCAAGCAACAGGGGATCATCTTAGATTTGAGTGGGGGTATCAGGTAA